A stretch of the Lolium perenne isolate Kyuss_39 chromosome 3, Kyuss_2.0, whole genome shotgun sequence genome encodes the following:
- the LOC127325557 gene encoding uncharacterized protein, which translates to MHRSIARLVLLLAIAAVSCGFFVVAHASCWPHERDALLAFKQGINDTDDVLASWQKRHHDCCQRWTGVTCSNETGHVTELDLGETGLVGQISPSLLSLQHLEYLDLRMTYLHHGPSGHVFPEFLCSLHNLRHLDLSYTPFSGRVPPQLANLSKLDYLDLSSTYLHGPSGHVFPEFLFSLHNLRHLDLSYTSFSGRVPPQLANLSKLDYLDLSSTLLSGILPPQLANLSKLDYLDLSSTLLSGILPPQLGNLSNLRHLGLGFMENIHTADISWLTHLHFLEYVDLSDINLSAVDVFLVANTIPTLKALILINCSLPNANQTLTHLNLTKLENLDLSRNYLGHPIETCWFWNLKCIKDLALVSTYLYGPFPDALGGMTTLQHLAFNDNGNSATMTVDLKNLCDLETLWLDGGLALGNITEFVRKLPQCSSSKLFFLSSSDNNMTGTLPDMVGHLTSLRYLELSNNSITGAIPSGLRKLTSLDTLQLSLNQLTGQIPMLPRSLTELAISMNSLSGPLPLDFGGPNLTQLSLSSNYLTGHVPKAICESKRFNLLDLSNNHFEGEFPRCSAMSIAFLLLSNNNFSGNFPSWLKASYFLIFLDLGVNKFYGMLPAWIGELVNLRFLQLNHNMFYGDIPVNITNLKLLQYFSLASNNISGSIPLSLSKLTAMTLDHPPRWSSWLGEEKGKDILSVVMKQQELKYGTSAFNEMVSIDLSLNRLTSEIPNEIGSLNGLLNLNLSRNLLSGKISMKIGSMKSLESLDLSRNNLSGETPSSLSDLTYLSSLDLSYNSLAGRIPTGGQLDTLYNENPFMYSGNSGLCGPPLEKSCPGNDAPEHGNQHQGSENGYDPVLFFYFGLTAGFLAGLWVVFCALLFKRSWRNAYFRLFDKLYENVYVFSVVTWGRISSKATAS; encoded by the coding sequence ATGCATCGCTCAATCGCCAGGCTCGTCTTGCTCCTTGCCATTGCCGCCGTGTCCTGCGGCTTCTTCGTCGTTGCCCATGCGAGCTGCTGGCCGCACGAGAGGGACGCGTTGCTGGCCTTCAAACAAGGCATCAACGACACCGACGACGTCCTGGCCTCGTGGCAAAAACGGCACCATGACTGCTGCCAACGCTGGACAGGCGTCACCTGCAGCAACGAAACCGGCCATGTGACCGAGCTCGACCTTGGTGAAACGGGTTTGGTCGGCCAGATAAGTCCTTCCTTGCTTTCTCTCCAGCATCTCGAGTACCTGGATCTCCGTATGACATACCTGCATCATGGCCCAAGTGGTCATGTTTTCCCTGAATTCCTGTGTTCTTTACACAACTTGAGACATCTCGATCTCTCCTACACACCATTCTCTGGTAGAGTGCCTCCTCAGCTTGCCAACCTTTCAAAGCTGGACTACCTGGATCTCAGTTCGACATACCTGCATGGCCCTAGTGGTCATGTTTTCCCTGAATTCTTGTTTTCTTTACACAACTTGAGACATCTCGATCTCTCCTACACATCATTCTCTGGTAGAGTGCCTCCTCAGCTTGCCAACCTTTCAAAGTTGGACTACCTTGACCTCTCCAGCACGCTCTTGTCCGGTATACTGCCGCCTCAGCTTGCCAACCTTTCAAAGTTGGACTACCTTGACCTCTCCAGCACGCTCTTGTCCGGTATACTGCCGCCTCAGCTCGGAAACCTTTCAAACTTGCGACACCTTGGCCTCGGTTTCATGGAAAATATACACACAGCGGATATCTCATGGTTAACTCATCTGCATTTCCTGGAATATGTTGATTTGAGTGACATAAATCTCAGCGCTGTCGATGTGTTCCTTGTGGCAAACACAATTCCAACTCTAAAGGCCCTTATTCTTATCAACTGCTCACTTCCAAATGCAAACCAGACGCTCACACACCTAAACCTCACAAAACTTGAGAACCTTGATCTCTCCAGAAACTATTTGGGCCATCCAATTGAAACCTGCTGGTTTTGGAACTTAAAATGCATCAAGGACCTAGCACTAGTTTCAACCTATCTCTATGGCCCATTCCCTGATGCGCTAGGAGGTATGACAACCCTCCAACACCTAGCGTTCAACGATAATGGTAATTCTGCCACAATGACGGTAGACTTGAAAAATCTCTGTGATCTAGAAACCCTATGGCTTGATGGTGGCCTCGCGCTTGGGAACATAACAGAATTTGTAAGGAAGCTGCCACAATGTTCGTCGAGCAAATTGTTCTTCCTGAGTTCGTCTGACAACAACATGACAGGAACATTGCCAGATATGGTGGGGCACTTGACCAGCTTAAGATATCTTGAACTTTCTAATAACAGCATTACTGGAGCCATACCATCTGGGTTAAGGAAACTTACTAGTTTGGACACGCTACAACTCAGTTTGAACCAACTAACTGGCCAGATACCAATGTTACCAAGAAGCCTCACCGAACTGGCCATCTCTATGAACTCCTTGTCAGGACCTTTGCCATTAGATTTTGGAGGTCCAAATCTTACACAACTAAGTCTGTCCTCCAATTACCTTACTGGTCATGTTCctaaggctatatgtgaatcgaaACGCTTTAATTTATTGGATTTATCCAATAACCATTTTGAGGGAGAATTCCCGCGTTGTTCTGCAATGAGCATTGCATTTCTACTCTTAAGTAACAATAACTTCTCCGGAAATTTTCCatcttggctcaaggccagctaTTTTCTGATTTTCCTTGATCTTGGGGTGAACAAGTTCTACGGAATGTTACCTGCGTGGATTGGAGAATTGGTGAACTTGCGATTCCTGCAGCTAAACCATAACATGTTTTACGGGGATATTCCAGTCAACATCACAAATCTTAAACTACTTCAATACTTCAGTTTAGCGAGCAACAATATATCAGGATCAATTCCATTGTCCTTGTCCAAATTAACAGCAATGACCCTAGACCATCCGCCGAGATGGTCTAGTTGGTTAGGAGAGGAAAAAGGGAAGGATATTTTATCTGTGGTGATGAAGCAGCAGGAGCTTAAATATGGCACATCTGCATTTAACGAGATGGTCAGCATTGACTTGTCACTCAaccgcttaactagtgaaattccAAATGAGATAGGTTCTCTTAATGGATTGTTGAATTTGAATCTATCGAGGAATCTCCTGAGCGGGAAAATTTCTATGAAGATTGGGTCTATGAAATCACTAGAATCGCTGGACCTCTCAAGGAACAACCTTTCCGGTGAAACCCCATCAAGCTTGTCAGATTTGACGTATCTAAGCTCCTTGGACTTGTCATACAACAGTCTTGCGGGAAGAATTCCGACAGGAGGTCAACTTGACACCCTCTACAATGAGAACCCGTTCATGTACAGTGGCAATAGCGGTCTTTGCGGGCCTCCTCTTGAAAAGAGTTGCCCAGGCAACGATGCGCCTGAGCATGGTAATCAGCATCAGGGAAGTGAAAATGGTTATGATCCAGTGTTGTTCTTCTACTTTGGGCTAACAGCTGGCTTTTTGGCGGGACTCTGGGTTGTTTTCTGTGCTCTACTGTTTAAAAGATCTTGGAGGAATGCTTATTTCCGCCTCTTCGATAAGCTATATGAAAATGTGTATGTGTTCTCCGTTGTTACTTGGGGAAGGATAAGCAGTAAGGCAACTGCAAGTTAA